One Devosia lacusdianchii genomic window carries:
- a CDS encoding PRC-barrel domain-containing protein has protein sequence MPRLLATTAILTLLLAVPALAQEATPAATGAPTELQQSGLTPPTVLSQGYATGGTDTLVTQLLGQTVYGSIEDGAAEIGTINNMVVTSGQGISAVVIGVGGFLGVGSKDVAVDFNQLEWAAREDGSRRWVLATTAEDLSAAPAFIWSDSEATTGEPALTPDQEADQLVDGDPNAAPVDPNLTTDQPERQVITTPVDRSGFSDFDESGLTADELRGIGVYGINDEQIGTIGDIITHPDGSFDAVIVDVGGFLGLGAKPVAVGFDNLAFSADTFGNRYLFLNASREQLEAQAAYDPATYEAERETQRMVIAP, from the coding sequence ATGCCGCGCCTGCTCGCCACCACCGCCATCCTGACCCTGCTGCTCGCCGTCCCGGCTTTGGCGCAGGAAGCCACCCCTGCCGCCACGGGCGCTCCGACCGAACTCCAGCAGAGCGGCCTGACGCCGCCCACCGTGCTGTCGCAGGGCTACGCCACCGGCGGCACCGATACTCTGGTAACGCAGCTTCTCGGGCAGACCGTCTATGGTTCGATCGAAGATGGCGCCGCCGAAATCGGCACCATCAACAACATGGTCGTCACCTCAGGCCAGGGCATTTCTGCCGTCGTCATCGGCGTCGGCGGGTTCCTGGGGGTGGGTAGCAAGGACGTAGCCGTCGATTTCAACCAGCTCGAATGGGCCGCGCGCGAAGACGGCTCGCGCCGCTGGGTGCTGGCCACCACAGCGGAAGACCTGTCCGCCGCACCAGCCTTCATCTGGAGCGACAGCGAAGCCACCACTGGTGAACCCGCTCTGACCCCGGATCAGGAGGCTGACCAGCTCGTCGACGGCGATCCCAACGCCGCGCCGGTCGATCCCAATCTCACCACCGATCAGCCCGAACGTCAGGTCATCACCACGCCCGTCGATCGCAGCGGCTTTTCTGATTTCGATGAATCCGGTCTCACCGCCGACGAGCTGCGCGGCATCGGCGTCTACGGCATCAATGACGAGCAGATCGGCACCATCGGCGACATCATCACCCATCCCGACGGCAGCTTCGACGCCGTCATCGTCGATGTCGGCGGCTTCCTTGGCCTCGGTGCCAAGCCCGTCGCCGTGGGCTTCGACAACCTCGCCTTTTCCGCCGATACCTTCGGCAACCGCTATCTCTTCCTCAATGCCTCGCGCGAGCAATTGGAGGCCCAGGCCGCCTACGACCCGGCGACCTACGAGGCCGAGCGCGAAACCCAGCGCATGGTGATCGCACCCTAG
- a CDS encoding putative quinol monooxygenase yields MSKVYLDGYLEVPADRLAAVAAALPEHIRLTRAEPGCLRFEVTQNAEDPTRFQVSEIFADQPAFDAHQTRAATSAWAKVTAGLPRHYTIRVED; encoded by the coding sequence ATGTCCAAGGTCTATCTCGACGGCTATCTTGAGGTTCCGGCCGATCGGCTCGCGGCGGTCGCCGCCGCTCTGCCCGAGCACATCCGCCTGACTCGCGCCGAGCCCGGGTGCCTCCGCTTCGAGGTTACCCAGAATGCCGAGGACCCCACACGCTTCCAGGTTTCCGAAATCTTCGCCGACCAGCCGGCCTTCGACGCCCACCAGACCAGGGCCGCGACCTCCGCCTGGGCCAAGGTCACCGCCGGCTTGCCCCGCCATTACACCATTCGCGTCGAAGACTAA
- a CDS encoding LysE family translocator — protein MSIEFLITTLIVVVSPGTGALYTIAAGLSRGGKASLWAAFGCTLGIVPHMLAAITGLAAILHTSALAFEIIKYLGVAYLLYMAWATLKETGTLSVEADRAEKSAGKVIVESVLINILNPKLSIFFFAFLPQFVPATTPNAVPRMLELSGVFMAMTFVVFAVYGLFAAAIRGQVISKPAIMLWMRRTFAGAFVLLGAKLAFTER, from the coding sequence ATGAGTATCGAATTCCTGATCACGACGCTGATTGTGGTGGTGTCGCCCGGAACCGGAGCGCTCTACACCATTGCCGCCGGGTTGAGCCGGGGTGGCAAGGCCAGCCTGTGGGCTGCGTTCGGTTGCACGCTGGGTATCGTGCCGCACATGCTGGCGGCGATCACCGGGCTGGCTGCCATCCTGCATACCAGCGCGCTGGCGTTCGAGATCATCAAGTATCTGGGCGTGGCCTATCTGCTCTACATGGCCTGGGCGACGCTCAAGGAAACCGGCACGCTCAGCGTCGAGGCGGACCGGGCCGAGAAATCGGCGGGCAAGGTGATCGTCGAGAGCGTGCTGATCAACATCCTCAATCCCAAGCTCTCGATCTTCTTTTTCGCCTTCCTGCCGCAGTTCGTGCCGGCGACGACGCCCAATGCCGTGCCGCGCATGCTGGAGCTGAGCGGGGTGTTCATGGCGATGACCTTCGTAGTGTTCGCGGTATACGGACTGTTCGCTGCGGCGATCCGTGGACAGGTGATTTCCAAGCCCGCGATCATGCTATGGATGCGCCGCACCTTTGCCGGCGCCTTCGTGCTGCTCGGCGCAAAACTGGCTTTCACGGAGCGATAG
- a CDS encoding aminoglycoside phosphotransferase family protein, translating into MSGLDALLESLEQDWALSIGEAINGGSAAFVAEARDADGHAFIIKVSTPATAAERKEAEVLHAAGGTGYVRLLRSDPARNALLLEKLGSSLDLLELPYQQQVDILCDTLLDAWRPVPAGIAFPNGADKANSLASGILEMWRNGGQPCAGAVVETALRYCRERAAIYRPEATVLAHGDPHPANILAVPDTDPLQFRFIDPDGLAIEPAYDLGVLLRAWNEGLSGRHAHDIARSRARHLTQRTQVPAEAIWQWGYIERVSTGLLLLQLGNAKDGREFLDVSEALLVP; encoded by the coding sequence TTGTCCGGGCTCGACGCCCTGCTCGAAAGCCTCGAACAGGACTGGGCGCTGAGCATCGGCGAGGCCATTAATGGCGGCAGTGCCGCCTTTGTCGCCGAGGCGCGCGACGCCGATGGCCATGCCTTTATCATCAAGGTCAGCACGCCCGCCACCGCGGCGGAACGTAAGGAAGCCGAGGTTTTGCACGCAGCAGGCGGCACAGGCTATGTCCGCCTCCTCCGCTCCGACCCCGCCCGAAATGCCCTGCTGCTCGAAAAGCTCGGCAGCAGTCTGGATCTGCTGGAACTGCCCTACCAACAGCAGGTCGACATCCTGTGCGACACCCTGCTCGATGCCTGGCGTCCCGTGCCGGCAGGAATTGCCTTCCCCAACGGCGCCGACAAGGCCAATTCGCTGGCATCAGGCATCCTCGAGATGTGGCGCAACGGCGGCCAGCCCTGCGCCGGCGCGGTTGTCGAAACCGCCCTGCGCTATTGCCGGGAGCGGGCCGCCATCTATCGGCCCGAAGCCACCGTGCTCGCGCATGGCGATCCGCATCCGGCCAATATCCTGGCAGTGCCGGATACCGACCCGCTCCAATTCAGGTTCATCGATCCCGATGGCCTCGCCATCGAGCCGGCCTATGACCTGGGCGTGTTGCTCCGCGCCTGGAACGAGGGCCTCAGCGGCCGCCACGCCCACGACATCGCCCGTAGCCGCGCCCGGCACCTGACGCAGCGCACCCAGGTGCCTGCCGAGGCCATCTGGCAATGGGGCTATATCGAACGGGTCTCGACCGGCCTGCTCTTGCTGCAACTGGGCAATGCCAAGGACGGGCGGGAATTCCTCGACGTTTCCGAAGCCCTGCTCGTCCCCTGA
- a CDS encoding sensor domain-containing diguanylate cyclase: MGAAVPVPVHAEAADDLDRLAAVERYDLLDTPREEAFDRITRLIRLTLGVEVGIVSLIDAHRQWYKSVDGLDGREAPLDVTFCRHVLIDGQPITVSDATTDPRFQNSPFVTGDPHVRSYASVPLRTGDGHTIGTVCAIGSSARDFSPREQAILAELAAIAMDEIELRQIATVDSLTGTLTRRAFKEDAQKFIALARRHRSPLSCVTFDIDHFKAVNDTYGHPGGDQVLIGVARAVTEQLRQSDLLGRLGGEEFAVLLPLTDRLHALEVAEKLRLHLRTLKFPGSHPPIAITASFGVATFDHDSDDIDGLLAKTDEALYDAKRTGRNKCAVWQAAGAVVPFERRRVLKAGKIVLGQRTSTIDCSVRAIWDTGAELTVSTTMGIPPSFTLRIPSDSAEWSCKVSGRTEQRLTVEFD, translated from the coding sequence ATGGGTGCCGCCGTCCCGGTTCCGGTTCATGCCGAAGCAGCAGACGATCTCGATAGACTTGCGGCGGTGGAGCGCTATGACCTGCTCGATACGCCGCGCGAGGAGGCATTCGATCGCATAACGCGGTTGATCAGGCTCACCCTCGGCGTCGAGGTCGGCATCGTCTCTCTCATCGACGCCCACCGCCAATGGTACAAGTCCGTGGACGGCCTTGACGGCCGGGAAGCGCCGCTCGACGTCACCTTCTGCCGGCATGTGCTGATCGATGGCCAACCGATCACTGTCTCGGACGCGACCACCGACCCGCGCTTCCAGAATAGCCCCTTTGTCACCGGCGATCCGCATGTGCGCTCCTATGCCAGCGTGCCCTTGCGCACCGGCGATGGCCACACGATCGGCACGGTCTGCGCCATCGGCTCGTCCGCCCGCGACTTCAGCCCGCGCGAACAAGCCATCCTCGCGGAACTGGCTGCCATCGCCATGGACGAAATCGAGCTGCGTCAGATCGCAACCGTCGACAGCCTCACCGGCACGCTGACCCGGCGCGCCTTCAAGGAGGACGCGCAGAAGTTCATTGCCCTGGCCAGGCGCCACCGCAGCCCGCTCAGCTGCGTCACCTTCGACATCGACCACTTCAAGGCCGTCAACGATACCTATGGCCACCCTGGCGGGGACCAGGTGCTGATCGGCGTCGCGCGTGCTGTCACCGAACAATTGCGCCAGAGTGACCTGTTGGGCCGGCTCGGCGGCGAAGAGTTCGCGGTACTCTTGCCCTTGACCGACCGCTTGCACGCCCTCGAAGTCGCCGAAAAGCTGCGCCTGCATCTCCGCACGCTGAAATTTCCGGGCAGCCATCCGCCGATCGCCATCACAGCCAGTTTCGGCGTCGCTACCTTCGATCACGACAGCGACGATATCGACGGCCTCCTCGCCAAGACGGATGAGGCTCTCTATGACGCCAAGCGGACAGGGCGAAACAAGTGCGCAGTGTGGCAAGCCGCTGGCGCGGTGGTTCCATTCGAGCGGCGTCGCGTGCTCAAGGCCGGCAAGATCGTGCTCGGCCAGCGGACCTCGACCATCGACTGCTCGGTGCGCGCCATCTGGGACACCGGCGCGGAACTGACGGTCAGCACGACGATGGGCATCCCGCCCAGCTTCACCCTCCGCATCCCCTCCGACAGTGCCGAGTGGTCTTGCAAGGTTTCCGGCCGCACCGAGCAGCGCTTGACCGTGGAGTTCGACTAA
- a CDS encoding zinc-binding metallopeptidase family protein, giving the protein MKLFACDHCGNTVYFENATCERCGHQLGYLPDKNALVSLVEDGGLWSTPAFTDDAYVFCENAHHGACNWLIRAEPGGDIYCAACRHNETIPAIDDPLNLTRWQIIERAKKRLFYSLLRLGLPLETRNDNPAHGLSFRFLADMPVAPMPVLTGHDSGIITIALAEADDAEREARRASMGEPYRTLLGHFRHEIGHHYWDLLVHRQPTLERFRTLFGDETADYNLSLQTYYANGAPLGWPQTHISAYATAHPWEDFAETFAHYLHITDTVEMASAFGVRARPSTADAALAVHVDFDPYAETSAQTIVDNWVPLASMLNNLNRAMGHPDAYPFILTPQVIEKLGFVHELVHRRAS; this is encoded by the coding sequence ATGAAGCTTTTCGCCTGCGATCATTGTGGCAACACCGTCTATTTCGAAAATGCCACCTGCGAACGCTGTGGCCATCAGTTGGGCTACCTACCCGACAAGAACGCCTTGGTGTCGCTTGTCGAGGATGGCGGCCTGTGGTCGACACCAGCCTTCACCGATGATGCCTACGTCTTTTGCGAGAATGCTCATCACGGCGCCTGCAACTGGCTGATCCGCGCCGAGCCGGGCGGCGACATCTATTGCGCTGCCTGCCGCCACAACGAGACCATCCCGGCCATCGACGATCCACTCAACCTGACCCGCTGGCAGATCATCGAGCGTGCCAAAAAGCGCCTGTTCTATTCCCTGCTGCGGCTCGGGCTCCCGCTCGAAACGCGCAACGATAATCCGGCGCACGGGCTCTCCTTCCGCTTCCTTGCCGATATGCCAGTTGCCCCTATGCCGGTGCTGACCGGCCACGACAGTGGCATCATCACCATCGCCCTGGCCGAGGCTGACGACGCCGAACGTGAGGCGCGCCGCGCCAGCATGGGCGAACCCTACCGTACCCTGCTCGGCCATTTCCGCCACGAGATCGGCCATCACTACTGGGACCTGCTGGTCCACCGCCAGCCAACGCTCGAGCGCTTCCGCACCCTCTTCGGCGACGAAACCGCCGACTACAACCTGTCGCTTCAGACCTACTACGCCAATGGCGCTCCGCTGGGCTGGCCCCAGACCCATATCAGCGCCTACGCCACCGCCCATCCATGGGAGGACTTTGCCGAAACCTTCGCGCACTACCTCCACATCACCGATACGGTGGAAATGGCCTCAGCCTTCGGCGTCCGGGCCCGGCCGAGCACGGCCGACGCTGCCCTGGCCGTGCATGTCGATTTCGACCCCTATGCCGAAACCAGCGCCCAGACCATAGTCGACAACTGGGTGCCGCTCGCCAGCATGCTCAACAACCTCAACCGCGCCATGGGCCACCCCGACGCCTACCCCTTCATCCTCACCCCGCAAGTCATCGAAAAGCTCGGCTTCGTGCACGAACTGGTGCATAGGCGAGCAAGCTAA
- the fliN gene encoding flagellar motor switch protein FliN produces MAAPGKGEGPEAYVERSAADLEAVFDVPVRISVVLGRTKMPVSELLRLDTGTVIELDRQVGEAVEIFVNDRLVARGEIVLVESKLGVTMTEIIKPQ; encoded by the coding sequence ATGGCAGCTCCCGGCAAAGGTGAGGGTCCAGAAGCCTATGTGGAGCGCAGCGCCGCCGACCTCGAAGCCGTCTTCGACGTCCCGGTTCGTATCTCCGTCGTCCTGGGCCGCACCAAGATGCCGGTGAGCGAATTGCTGCGTCTCGACACCGGCACAGTCATCGAACTCGACCGCCAGGTCGGTGAAGCTGTCGAAATCTTCGTCAATGACCGCCTCGTCGCGCGTGGTGAAATCGTGCTTGTCGAAAGCAAGCTCGGCGTCACCATGACCGAAATCATCAAACCACAGTAA
- a CDS encoding PRC-barrel domain-containing protein, whose amino-acid sequence MIRTLLATTALAALLTTGAIAQDAAPAAPAAPATTEAPAAPAATTTDVDTGAAEESDVNEPWDMSAGYTAADTDNLGTRLIGQPVFSTAGDDAEEIGNISDLVFDEGGQITAVVIGVGGFLGIGEKAVAVDFNALEFTLAADNTERWVLPTTAEALTAAPDFVWEEDEPVDGAAPADGAAPAAPADAMAPADPAAAPATN is encoded by the coding sequence ATGATCCGCACTCTCTTGGCCACCACGGCCCTCGCTGCCTTGCTGACCACCGGCGCCATCGCCCAGGACGCAGCACCTGCGGCTCCGGCCGCGCCTGCGACCACCGAAGCGCCTGCCGCTCCTGCCGCGACGACCACCGATGTCGATACCGGCGCTGCCGAGGAAAGCGACGTCAACGAGCCCTGGGACATGTCCGCCGGCTATACTGCAGCCGACACCGACAATCTGGGCACCCGCCTCATCGGCCAGCCGGTGTTTTCGACCGCGGGCGATGACGCCGAGGAAATCGGCAATATCTCCGACCTGGTCTTCGACGAAGGCGGTCAGATCACCGCCGTGGTGATCGGCGTCGGCGGCTTCCTGGGCATTGGCGAAAAGGCCGTTGCCGTTGATTTCAACGCCCTCGAATTCACCCTCGCCGCCGACAATACCGAGCGTTGGGTGCTCCCCACCACCGCCGAGGCCCTGACGGCGGCTCCGGATTTCGTCTGGGAGGAAGATGAGCCCGTCGACGGTGCTGCGCCGGCCGATGGCGCGGCCCCTGCCGCACCGGCTGATGCCATGGCGCCGGCCGATCCGGCTGCGGCTCCCGCAACCAACTAA
- a CDS encoding glutathione S-transferase N-terminal domain-containing protein, with amino-acid sequence MADLSGFPITRRWPAANPDVIQLYSFPTPNGVKVSIMLEETGLAYEPHAVDISKNQTWDEPFLSLNPNGKIPAIIDSNGPDGKPLALFESGAILIYLAEKTGKFMPADPALRYQTIQWVMFQMAAIGPMFGQVGFFHKFAGREFEDKRPRDRYVAESKRLLGVLETRLAGRDWIMGEYSIADIAILGWVRNLIGFYGAGELVAYAELSNVPAWLERGLARPGVQRGLEIPKRPG; translated from the coding sequence ATGGCCGACCTCTCGGGCTTTCCCATCACGCGGCGCTGGCCGGCCGCCAATCCGGATGTGATCCAGCTCTATTCGTTTCCCACGCCCAACGGGGTGAAGGTCTCGATCATGCTGGAGGAGACCGGCCTGGCCTATGAGCCGCATGCCGTCGATATCAGCAAGAACCAGACCTGGGACGAGCCATTCCTGTCGCTCAATCCGAACGGCAAGATCCCGGCGATCATCGACTCCAATGGGCCTGATGGTAAGCCGCTCGCGCTGTTCGAATCCGGCGCGATCCTGATCTATCTCGCCGAAAAGACCGGCAAGTTCATGCCGGCCGATCCGGCCTTACGCTACCAGACCATCCAGTGGGTCATGTTCCAGATGGCCGCCATCGGGCCGATGTTCGGGCAGGTGGGGTTCTTCCACAAATTCGCCGGCCGCGAATTCGAGGACAAAAGGCCGCGCGATCGCTACGTGGCTGAGTCCAAGCGCCTGCTCGGCGTGCTGGAAACCCGGCTGGCGGGGCGCGACTGGATCATGGGCGAGTATTCCATCGCCGATATCGCCATCCTGGGCTGGGTGCGCAATCTGATCGGCTTCTATGGGGCAGGCGAGTTGGTGGCGTATGCCGAGCTCAGCAATGTGCCGGCGTGGCTGGAGCGCGGATTGGCGCGTCCGGGCGTGCAGCGTGGGCTGGAAATTCCCAAGCGACCGGGCTGA
- a CDS encoding GNAT family N-acetyltransferase — translation MTTTILIVPPFSTLCNAAFALRREVFVWEQKVPEDEENDADDLTATHFVAIAAGEVVGTLRLLDKSEHVKIGRVAVRQAFRGQGIAKQMILAAMDHARANGRNRFYLTAQSDKLGFYERLGFVAFGPEFQDGGMPHRAMRDYDL, via the coding sequence ATGACCACGACCATCCTCATCGTCCCGCCCTTTTCCACCCTCTGCAACGCCGCCTTTGCCCTGCGACGCGAGGTCTTCGTCTGGGAGCAGAAGGTTCCCGAGGATGAGGAAAACGACGCCGACGACCTCACGGCCACGCACTTCGTCGCTATCGCCGCCGGCGAGGTGGTCGGCACGCTCCGCCTCCTCGACAAGTCCGAGCACGTCAAGATTGGCCGGGTTGCGGTGCGCCAGGCCTTTCGCGGACAGGGCATTGCCAAGCAGATGATCCTTGCCGCCATGGACCATGCCAGGGCCAATGGCCGCAACCGGTTCTATCTGACCGCCCAATCCGACAAGCTCGGCTTTTATGAGCGGCTGGGCTTTGTCGCCTTCGGTCCCGAATTCCAAGACGGCGGCATGCCGCACCGCGCTATGCGCGATTACGACTTGTGA
- a CDS encoding sigma-54 dependent transcriptional regulator translates to MRLLIVGALEGQLSTATQMAMTGGAKVAHAPSVEIALAALRAGRGADLLLVDVVMDIAGLIAGLEAERIAIPVVACGVEANAAAAVNAIRAGAKEYIPLPPDAELIAAVIAAVARDSSEFLFRDPAMERVVKMADQIAGSDASILITGESGTGKEVIAKYVHARSKRANKPFISVNCAAIPEALLESELFGHEKGAFTGAVARRIGKFEEASGGTLLLDEISEMDVRLQAKLLRAIQERLIDRVGGGKPVPVDIRILATSNRNLNEAVREGSFREDLLFRLNVVNLKLPALRDRPGDIAALSEHFVAKYAKANGLPPRSLSAEARDALLRAPWPGNVRELENTLHRAVLLSSGDVIGPDAIVLPDGMGLTEVAATSSLSAQLAQTAQTMSAALVGRTVADVERDLILDTLDHTLGNRTHAANILGISIRTLRNKLNQYADEGTHVPEPGERRSVA, encoded by the coding sequence ATGCGCTTGCTCATCGTCGGAGCCCTCGAAGGCCAGCTCAGCACCGCCACCCAGATGGCCATGACCGGCGGCGCCAAGGTCGCTCACGCCCCTTCGGTCGAAATCGCCCTCGCCGCCCTGCGCGCTGGCCGTGGTGCTGATCTGCTACTGGTCGACGTGGTGATGGATATTGCCGGCCTCATCGCCGGGCTCGAAGCCGAGCGCATCGCCATTCCCGTGGTCGCCTGCGGCGTCGAGGCCAATGCCGCCGCCGCCGTCAACGCCATCCGCGCCGGCGCCAAGGAATACATTCCCCTGCCCCCCGACGCCGAGCTGATCGCTGCCGTCATCGCCGCCGTGGCCCGCGACAGCTCCGAGTTCCTGTTCCGCGACCCTGCCATGGAACGCGTCGTCAAAATGGCCGACCAGATCGCCGGCTCCGACGCCTCGATCCTGATCACCGGCGAAAGCGGCACCGGCAAGGAAGTCATCGCCAAATACGTCCACGCCCGGTCCAAGCGCGCCAACAAACCGTTCATCTCGGTCAATTGCGCCGCCATCCCCGAGGCGCTGCTGGAATCCGAACTGTTCGGCCATGAGAAGGGCGCCTTTACCGGCGCCGTCGCCCGCCGCATCGGCAAGTTCGAGGAAGCCTCGGGCGGCACGCTGCTGCTCGACGAAATCAGCGAAATGGACGTGCGCCTCCAGGCCAAGCTGCTCCGCGCCATCCAGGAACGCCTGATCGACCGCGTCGGCGGCGGCAAGCCGGTGCCAGTCGATATCCGCATCCTGGCCACCTCCAACCGCAACCTCAACGAAGCCGTGCGCGAAGGCAGTTTCCGCGAAGACCTGCTGTTCCGCCTCAACGTCGTCAATCTCAAGCTCCCCGCCCTGCGCGACCGCCCCGGCGACATCGCCGCGCTCTCAGAGCACTTCGTCGCCAAATACGCCAAGGCCAATGGCCTGCCCCCGCGCAGCCTGTCGGCCGAGGCCCGCGACGCCCTGCTCCGCGCCCCATGGCCCGGCAACGTCCGCGAACTGGAAAACACGCTGCATCGCGCTGTCTTGCTGTCATCCGGCGATGTCATTGGCCCCGATGCCATCGTCCTGCCTGACGGCATGGGCCTGACCGAAGTGGCGGCGACAAGTTCGCTTTCGGCCCAGCTGGCCCAGACCGCACAGACCATGTCGGCTGCTCTCGTCGGCCGCACCGTGGCCGATGTCGAACGCGACCTGATCCTCGATACCCTCGATCACACCCTGGGCAACCGGACGCACGCGGCCAATATCCTGGGGATTTCGATTCGGACGCTCAGGAACAAGCTCAACCAATATGCCGACGAGGGTACGCATGTGCCCGAACCCGGCGAACGCAGATCGGTCGCTTGA
- the flhA gene encoding flagellar biosynthesis protein FlhA, whose protein sequence is MTDLPTGRTRAPFKIPSAGSVVDMLRSGDIALATGVMGLIVILIVPMPPLLLDALLAVSIVFSVMILMTALFIQKPLEFSSFPTVLLIATMLRLGLNLATTRLILSEGHTGTDAAGHVIEAFGNFVMRGNFIIGVVVFAILVLVNFIVITKGSGRIAEVAARFNLDAMPGKQMAIDADLSAGLIDEDTAKKRRAELEGESAFFGNMDGASKFVRGDAIAGLIITFINVIAGMVIGMLQEGLTIQEAGNVYTLLTIGDGLVSQIPALIVSTAAGILVSKSGVTGSADKALSAQFTGYPRALGMSAAVMGLLAFLPGMPMIPFLALAGGVGYVAWRAARTKDENKADAALEALTKAASQPGAAGPAAGEIPITDSLKIDELKLELGYGLLSLVKEDENGSDRLTEQIKALRRQLAAELGFVMPPVRILDNMQLEPNAYKVRIKEVEAGAGEIYANQLMVMDPMGNRIDLPGHHTTEPTFGLPATWIEPALRDEAELRGLSIIDPSTVISTHLTEVLKTNVADLLSYANVQSLLSGLPKEQQKLVEDIVPGLISVSGVQRVLQTLLNERISIRDLSTILEGIAEVAGPGRSVQLIAEHVRSRLARQLCAANLGPDGNLPLLTLGPQWERDFAEAMVGEGDNRHLAMAPSRLQQFIGAIQTAFERAAQMGELPVLITSPGIRPHVRSIIERFRPQTVVMSQNEVHPRIRLKTVGSV, encoded by the coding sequence ATGACCGACCTGCCCACCGGCCGTACCCGCGCTCCGTTCAAAATCCCGTCGGCCGGCTCCGTCGTCGATATGCTGCGCTCGGGCGATATCGCCCTGGCGACCGGCGTCATGGGCCTCATCGTCATCCTCATCGTACCGATGCCGCCGCTGCTGCTCGATGCACTGCTGGCCGTGTCCATCGTCTTCTCGGTCATGATCCTGATGACCGCGCTCTTCATCCAGAAGCCGCTCGAGTTCTCGTCCTTCCCGACCGTGCTGCTGATCGCCACCATGCTGCGGCTGGGCCTCAACCTGGCCACCACGCGCCTGATCCTGAGCGAGGGTCACACCGGCACCGACGCCGCCGGCCACGTCATCGAGGCCTTCGGCAACTTCGTCATGCGCGGCAATTTCATCATCGGCGTGGTTGTCTTCGCCATCCTGGTGCTGGTGAACTTCATCGTCATCACCAAGGGTTCCGGCCGTATCGCCGAAGTCGCGGCGCGCTTCAATTTGGACGCCATGCCCGGCAAGCAGATGGCCATCGACGCCGATCTTAGCGCCGGCCTGATCGACGAAGACACCGCCAAGAAGCGGCGCGCCGAACTCGAAGGCGAGAGCGCCTTCTTCGGCAACATGGATGGTGCGTCCAAGTTCGTCCGCGGCGACGCCATTGCCGGCCTCATCATCACCTTCATCAACGTCATCGCCGGCATGGTTATCGGCATGCTGCAGGAAGGCCTGACCATCCAGGAGGCCGGCAACGTCTATACCCTGCTGACCATCGGCGACGGCCTCGTCTCGCAGATACCGGCCCTGATCGTCTCTACCGCCGCCGGTATCCTCGTTTCCAAGTCCGGCGTCACCGGCTCCGCCGACAAGGCCCTCTCGGCCCAGTTCACCGGCTATCCGCGTGCTCTGGGCATGTCGGCCGCCGTCATGGGTCTCCTGGCTTTCCTGCCCGGCATGCCGATGATCCCATTCCTGGCCCTGGCCGGTGGCGTTGGCTATGTCGCCTGGCGCGCCGCCCGCACCAAGGACGAGAACAAGGCCGATGCCGCGCTCGAAGCCCTCACCAAGGCCGCCTCGCAGCCCGGCGCCGCCGGTCCGGCCGCAGGCGAAATCCCGATCACCGACAGCCTCAAGATCGACGAGCTCAAGCTCGAGCTCGGCTATGGCCTTTTGTCGCTGGTCAAGGAAGACGAGAACGGCTCCGATCGTCTCACCGAGCAGATCAAGGCTCTGCGCCGCCAGCTCGCCGCCGAGCTCGGCTTCGTCATGCCGCCGGTCCGCATTCTCGACAATATGCAGCTCGAGCCCAACGCCTATAAGGTCCGCATCAAGGAAGTCGAGGCCGGTGCCGGCGAGATTTACGCCAACCAGCTCATGGTCATGGACCCGATGGGCAACCGCATCGACCTGCCCGGCCATCATACCACCGAGCCCACCTTCGGCCTGCCCGCCACCTGGATCGAGCCTGCCCTGCGCGACGAGGCCGAGTTGCGCGGCCTTTCCATCATCGATCCGTCGACGGTCATTTCCACGCACCTGACCGAAGTGCTCAAAACCAATGTCGCCGACCTGCTGAGCTACGCCAATGTGCAGTCCCTGCTCTCGGGCCTGCCCAAGGAGCAGCAGAAGCTGGTGGAGGACATCGTCCCCGGCCTCATTTCGGTCTCCGGCGTCCAGCGCGTGCTCCAGACCCTGCTCAACGAACGCATCTCCATCCGCGACCTCTCGACCATTCTCGAAGGCATTGCCGAAGTCGCTGGTCCCGGTCGCTCGGTGCAGCTCATCGCCGAGCATGTCCGCAGCCGCCTCGCCCGCCAGCTCTGTGCCGCCAATCTGGGTCCGGACGGCAATCTGCCGCTCCTCACCCTCGGCCCGCAATGGGAACGCGACTTCGCCGAAGCCATGGTCGGCGAGGGCGACAACCGGCACCTCGCCATGGCGCCGTCCCGCCTGCAGCAGTTCATTGGCGCCATCCAGACTGCCTTCGAGCGCGCCGCCCAGATGGGCGAACTGCCCGTCCTCATCACCTCGCCCGGCATCCGGCCTCACGTCCGCTCCATCATCGAGCGCTTCCGCCCCCAGACCGTGGTGATGAGCCAGAACGAAGTCCACCCGCGCATCCGGCTCAAGACCGTCGGCAGCGTCTGA